The nucleotide sequence TCGCCGGCCTCAAGCACCTCACCGAGCGCTGCTGCGAGCGCGTGTGTCTGCTCCGCCGTCGTGACCTTCAACGTGCGTTGCCACAGGGGTTCGCTCACAGCGCTGCTGCTTTGGCGTCGGTGGCAACGTCGGTCTGCGATGCCGGCTGGGAGGGTACTTCATTGACGTAGCTGCGAGGCACCCGCTGGCTGATGCGCGTGACGATTTCGTAGTTGTTGGTTCCGGCAGCTGCGGCCCAATCGTCGGCCGTGGGGCCGTGATCGGAGCCATTGCCGAACATGACGGCTTCGGCGCCCCGAAGCTCCGCGGCTGCCTCAGGAGTCAGGGGGCCCAGGTCGATGACCATCTGGTCCATGGCGATCCTGCCCACTACCGGGTAGTTGACGCCATTGACGCGGACCGGTCCGCCGGTGGCGATCCGCGGAACCCCGTCTGCGTAGCCCAACGGGACCAGGCCCAAGGTGCTTTCTTCGCTGGTGCGGTAGTTCAGGCCGTAGGAGACGCCCTGCCCTTCCGGGACCTGCTTGCAATTGGACAGGAGCGTGCGGACGGTCATGGCGGGGTGCAAGCCAAGTTCGGCCGACGTCGCGCCTTCGAAGGGCGACAATCCGTAGACGCCGAGGCCCACGCGCACCAGGTCGAAGTGCGAATCCGGGCGAGACAACGCAGCGGGAGTGTTGGCGATATGCCGGACCTCCGTGTCCACACCGGCGTCTTCAGCCATGGCGATGGCCTCACGGAAGACAGCGAGCTGCTCATCGGTTTCGGGGCGGTGCGGTTCATCGGCCACGGCGAGATGAGAGAAGATCCCCACCACGCGCAGCAGGCCCTGGTCCTGGTAGTCCATGGCCTGGCCCAGCAGTTGGTCCCAGTCAGCAATGGTGCAGCCATTGCGGCCCAGACCGGTGTCCACCTTGAGGTGGACCCGCGCGGGCCGTTCCTGTTCGCGGGCTGCCGCGACTACGGCGTCCAGCTCCCAGCCGGAGATTCCGACGTCGATGCCGGCGGCGACGGCTGCCTGGAAGTTGCTCTCGTGGGTGTGCAGCCAGGCAAGCAACGGAGCATCGATGCCCGCGGCCCGCAAGGCGAGTGCCTCGGAAATGTGCGCCACCCCGAGCCATGCCGCACCGGCGTCGAGGGCTGCCCGCGCAACCTGGACGGCTCCGTGACCATACGCGTCGGCCTTCACTACGGCCATGACCGCGGCAGGAGAGGCGATGGCGACGAATTGCCGCACGTTGTGGCGTACAGCTTCGAGATCGATCACCGCGGACCGTTCCAGGACCGCCGACTTGGCTATTGAGGCCTTTTCGCCGATCCCGATATCTGCTGCTTCATAAGTCACCCTAGAGATTCTAGTGGTGCCGGTGAATTCGGGTTAACTGCGCACGGGCGTTCACCCCTACTGGGCATCCGACAAGTGCGCGATGGTGGCCCGGGCGCGTCGTTGGGCTTCAGCGGGGATGTCCTTCACGATCGGTTCCAGGAACGCGAAGCGCCTCAGCCACTGGCTGCTTTGCCGCTCCTTCCGCGCGTTCGCCCGCTGCCACCAGTCCGCGATGTCTCCCCAGCCGGGTGCGGCCAGGGACCCGCCAACCTCCTGGACGGCAAGCGAAGCGCACAGGTTGGCAAAACGCAGGCGGTCACCCAGCCGCCATCCTGCGAGGCACCCCACGATGAAGGCCGCACCGAAGCAGTCCCCTGCTCCCGTTGGATCAGAAGCCGGGACCGGCAAAGAAGGCACCCACTCTTCCTCGCCGCTCTCCGAGTCCACCGCCACTGCCCCTTGGGGACCCAAGGTCACCACGGCTACCGGCACGCGGTCAGCCAGCGAGTACAGCGCCGCCCAGGGGTCGGATTTGCCGGTGAACGCCATGGCCTCGGGAGCGTTGGGCAGGAAAGCATAAAAGTTCTCCAGCTGGTCCAGCCGGCGCTCCGACCATTTCCCGGTAGGGTCCCACCCCACCACCCCAAAAAGCTTGGTACCGGATTTCATTGCGGCCAGCATCCACGGCTCCATCTCCTCCTCCAGGTCCGCAACGGCTGCGAGCGCCCGCGGAGGCTGGCCAATCAGCTGGGAAGCAGAGATCGGGGCGGGATGGCCGTGGGTGACCATGGAGCGGTCCTGGTTCACGCACATGGAAACAGTCACTGGTGAGTGCCACCCGGGAACCCGCTGCGACAACGACAGGTCCACGTGCTCCTGCTTCTCCAGGATCTGCCAGTTGTAGTCGCCGTAACCGTCGTCTCCGAAGGTCGCTGCAAGGTTGGTCCGCAACCCGAGCCGCGCTGCCGCAATGGCCTGGTTGGCCACCCCTCCCGGGCAGCTTCCCATGCCCTCGCTCCACACTTCCGTGCCCGGTTCCGGCGCTTGGGGAAGGCCGGTGAAAATGATGTCCTGGAAGACCGTGCCGGTCAGGAGAAGGTCGCACCCGGCGTCAGCGTCTGACCTTACGGAGGCAAGGGGGTCGAATCGTCGCTGCGGCATAGCGTCCATGAACGGCAGACTACGCTGCAGCTTGCGGAGCTGCATAGACTCGGATCATGCGGCTTATGATCGCCGGCGGTGGCGGATTCCGGGTTCCCCTTGTGTACCGGGCGTTGTGTACTGGCCCCTTCGCCGGCCTGGTCAGCGAATTGGTGCTTTTCGACGTCGATGGGCAACGGCTCCAAGCAATTCAGGCCGTACTCCGCGATATGCACACAGGCCCCGGTTCCGGTCCCGCCGTCGTCGCCTGCAGCGACCTTGGCCAGGCGCTCACGGGAACCGACGTGGTTTTCGCGGCCATCCGGCCTGGTGGAACGGCCGGCCGGATCGCCGATGAGCGTGTTGCACTTGATCTGGGGCTGCTGGGCCAGGAGACCACCGGAGCAGGCGGGATTTCCTACGCCCTGCGATCCATCCCCCGGATGCTCGAACTCGCCCAGGCCATGCGGCGTCACTGCCCCGGTGCATGGCTTATCAACTTCACCAACCCCGCCGGAATGGTCACCGAGGCATTGGTGCCGCTGCTTGGGAACCGGGTGATTGGGATCTGTGATTCCGCTGGGGGCCTGGCCCAGCGGGCGGCCCGGGCAGCCGGTGTCCCGCTGGAGGAAGGAAACCTCGACGGCGTGGGCTACTACGGGCTGAACCACCTCGGCTGGCTCTACCGGCTGGCACCAGGTGGCACGGACCTCCTGCCCGGGCTGCTGGCGGATCCTGCCGCCCTTGAGTCGATTGAAGAAGGGCGCCTGTTCGGGCAGCGCACCCTGGAAAAGCTCGGCTGTCTGCCCAACGAGTACCTCTACTACTACTACCAGACGTCGCAGGCCACCCAGGCTATCCGTGGACAACGGCAAACTCGTGGGGCGTCCATCCACCAACAGCAGCATTCGCTCTACCCCGATCTGCTGCGGGCGGAGGACGCCTATGCGCTATGGGATGCAGCCCGGCGATCCCGTGAAGAGGGGTACCTCGCCGAAGCCCGCACCCACGGGGAACAGCGCGACGAGTCCGATCTCGCTGGAGGCGGCTACGAGAGGGTGGCTCTGTCCGTGATGCGGGCCCTCTTGGGCGGCGGGACCGCCCAGCTCATCCTCAACGTGCCCAACGCTCCCGTGCTGCCCACCGGGAGTCTTCACCCGGCGGAGGTGGCCGTGCCCGGGCTGCCGCCGGACGCCGTCGTCGAAGTCCCCTCCCAGGTGACGCCCGACGGCGCCGTGGCAGTCGCGCAGGAAAGGCCGC is from Paenarthrobacter nicotinovorans and encodes:
- the alr gene encoding alanine racemase; this encodes MTYEAADIGIGEKASIAKSAVLERSAVIDLEAVRHNVRQFVAIASPAAVMAVVKADAYGHGAVQVARAALDAGAAWLGVAHISEALALRAAGIDAPLLAWLHTHESNFQAAVAAGIDVGISGWELDAVVAAAREQERPARVHLKVDTGLGRNGCTIADWDQLLGQAMDYQDQGLLRVVGIFSHLAVADEPHRPETDEQLAVFREAIAMAEDAGVDTEVRHIANTPAALSRPDSHFDLVRVGLGVYGLSPFEGATSAELGLHPAMTVRTLLSNCKQVPEGQGVSYGLNYRTSEESTLGLVPLGYADGVPRIATGGPVRVNGVNYPVVGRIAMDQMVIDLGPLTPEAAAELRGAEAVMFGNGSDHGPTADDWAAAAGTNNYEIVTRISQRVPRSYVNEVPSQPASQTDVATDAKAAAL
- a CDS encoding carbohydrate kinase family protein gives rise to the protein MDAMPQRRFDPLASVRSDADAGCDLLLTGTVFQDIIFTGLPQAPEPGTEVWSEGMGSCPGGVANQAIAAARLGLRTNLAATFGDDGYGDYNWQILEKQEHVDLSLSQRVPGWHSPVTVSMCVNQDRSMVTHGHPAPISASQLIGQPPRALAAVADLEEEMEPWMLAAMKSGTKLFGVVGWDPTGKWSERRLDQLENFYAFLPNAPEAMAFTGKSDPWAALYSLADRVPVAVVTLGPQGAVAVDSESGEEEWVPSLPVPASDPTGAGDCFGAAFIVGCLAGWRLGDRLRFANLCASLAVQEVGGSLAAPGWGDIADWWQRANARKERQSSQWLRRFAFLEPIVKDIPAEAQRRARATIAHLSDAQ
- a CDS encoding family 4 glycosyl hydrolase, with amino-acid sequence MRLMIAGGGGFRVPLVYRALCTGPFAGLVSELVLFDVDGQRLQAIQAVLRDMHTGPGSGPAVVACSDLGQALTGTDVVFAAIRPGGTAGRIADERVALDLGLLGQETTGAGGISYALRSIPRMLELAQAMRRHCPGAWLINFTNPAGMVTEALVPLLGNRVIGICDSAGGLAQRAARAAGVPLEEGNLDGVGYYGLNHLGWLYRLAPGGTDLLPGLLADPAALESIEEGRLFGQRTLEKLGCLPNEYLYYYYQTSQATQAIRGQRQTRGASIHQQQHSLYPDLLRAEDAYALWDAARRSREEGYLAEARTHGEQRDESDLAGGGYERVALSVMRALLGGGTAQLILNVPNAPVLPTGSLHPAEVAVPGLPPDAVVEVPSQVTPDGAVAVAQERPPGPFLTLMQRVKEVERLTIRAVRDHDREAAVQAFASHPLVGSELLGTQLLAGYEEAFPGMAGLWG